In the Leptospira sp. WS4.C2 genome, one interval contains:
- a CDS encoding MaoC family dehydratase N-terminal domain-containing protein: MAITKDIVGKKLDRFDFTVERGKIKEFCLAINEKNPIYFDVEEAKKAGYSDVPAPPTFPTVIMFWGYPKIWNDMAELGIDLSKILHLKEEYTYHKILYPGKVYAQSEIADVKSGRAEIVTFRTTIYDEKNDPILSAEMAIFIRKD; encoded by the coding sequence ATGGCAATAACAAAGGATATAGTTGGAAAAAAACTAGATCGTTTTGATTTCACAGTGGAACGAGGAAAGATCAAAGAATTCTGCCTCGCCATCAACGAAAAAAACCCAATCTATTTTGATGTAGAAGAAGCAAAGAAAGCGGGATACTCTGATGTTCCCGCTCCCCCTACTTTCCCTACGGTCATTATGTTTTGGGGATACCCAAAAATTTGGAATGATATGGCCGAACTCGGTATCGACCTTTCCAAAATCCTTCACTTAAAAGAAGAGTATACGTATCACAAAATACTGTATCCGGGCAAAGTGTACGCGCAGTCCGAAATTGCCGATGTAAAATCGGGAAGAGCAGAAATCGTAACTTTCAGAACCACCATCTATGATGAAAAGAATGATCCAATCCTCTCTGCTGAGATGGCAATTTTCATTCGTAAGGATTAA